Genomic segment of Gemmatimonadaceae bacterium:
TTGGTGGTTGGTCGTTGGTTGTTGGTCGTTGGTTGTTGGTCGTTGGTTGTTGGTCGTTGGTTGTTGGTCGTTGGTGGTTGGTCGTTGGTTGTTGGTCGTTGGTCGTTGGTTCACCAATCACCAGCCACCAGCCACCAGCCACCAGCCACCAGCCACCAACCACCAACCACTAGCCACCAACCACCAAACACCAGCCACCTGCTTCAGATGAGGTAGACGATCGTGAACAAGATGATCCAAACGAGGTCGACGAAGTGCCAATACAAGCCAATCACCTCGACGCCGCGGTGATCGGCTTGCGAGTACTTCCCACGAAACGCCTTCTGCGTGACGAAGATCATGCAGAGCACTCCGATCGTCACGTGAAAACCGTGAAAGCCCGTCATCGTGTAGAAGGTCGAGCCGTACAGACCTTCACTCGGTATAAAGCCCTTTTCGATCAGGTGGGTATACTCGTAAACCTGAACCCCGACGAAACTCGCTCCGATGATCACCGTCGCGAGCAGCCAGAGACGAAGCTGCTTTAGAAAGCCGTCCTGCACTGCCGCGAAGGCTTTGACCATCGTCACCGAGCTGCAGATCAGCAGGAACGTGTTCACCGCGGTTACAGGTATGTTCAACACCTGACCGGGTGGCTTCCATGAGCTGGGGTGCGCGAACCGGAGAATGACGTAGGTCCCGATGAGCGCCGTGAAGAACATCACTTCCGAGCCGAGGAAGATCCACATCCCCAGCTTCTCGGTGTAGACGCCCGCTCCGGCCGCGCGCGATGGCGGCGGGAGCATGACGTCTTCGGGCATTGCGGCGTGCGCCATGGTCTCTCCTCAGTCGCCAGCGGGTTGCGGATGTGCCGCGCCCATACCACCGGGCATCGGCAGATTCTGCGGGAGATAATCCTGATCGGAATGTGGCGAGCTGTACTCGTACGGTCCGCGATACACGGTCGGCACGACGTCGCCGAAGTTCCCATGTGGCGGCGGTGACGCGACCGTCCACTCCAATCCATTGTCGAGCCACGGATTCATCGGCGCTTTCTCACCCTTGAACCAGCTGAGGATGAAATTGGCGGCGAAGAGGAATTGTGTGGCGAACAGGCAGAACGCGCTGATGGATATGAAGACGTTCACCGGCTGCACTTCCCGCAGGAACGCGTACTGCGTTGGATCGTAGATGCGACGCATGTGGCCGTGCAGCCCGAGCTGGTGCATCGGGAAGAAGGTGCAATTGTAGAACACGAGCGTCAGCCAGAAGTGCACTTTCCCCCAGAACGGATTCATCATCCGCCCGAACATCTTCGGGTACCAGTACGTGACGGCGGCGAAGATCGCAAAGAGGCTGCCGCCGAAGAGCACGTAGTGCAGATGCGCGACGATGAAGTACGTGTCGTGGATATAGATATCGAACGGCGACGCGGCCATGAAAACGCCGCTCAGCCCACCAATGACGAACATCGAAACAAACGCCAGCGCGTGCAGCATCGGCACATGAAACGTGATGTTCCCCTCCCAGATCGTACCAAGCCAATTGAATGTCTTGATCGCGGAAGGCACCGCGATGAGCAAAGTGGAAATCATGAACGTCGTGCCGAGCGTCGGATTCATGCCGCTCTGGAACATGTGGTGGCCCCACACGCCCCAGCCGAGGAAGCCGATCGCGATGATCGCGAGCACCATCGAGGTATATCCAAAGATGGGTTTCCTCGCACCATTCGCGATGATATCAGAGACCATCCCCATTCCCGGCAAAATGAGGATATAGACCTCTGGATGACCGAAGAACCAGAACAGATGCTGCCAGAGAAGCGGCTGGCCACCTGCCTGCGGGTCGAAGAAGTGCGTGCCGATCGTCTGATCGAACAGCAGCAGGATCGCGGCACCCGAAAGGACAGGGATGGCCAATAGCACCAAGCATGCGGTCACGAACAATGCCCAGATGCTCAGAGGTAAACGAAACCAGTTCATGCCCGGCGCTCGCATGTTGATCACGGTCGTTATGTAGTTGAACGATCCCATGATCGATGAGAGCCCGAGAATGATGAGGCTCAAACACCAGAAGATCTGGCCGAGGTGTACGCCGGTGAGATCGGATCGTGCGCTGAGCGGCGCGTAGGACGTCCATCCCGCCGCGGCGCTGCCGCCTTCGACAAAGAATCCGGCGAGCATGAGCAACCCCGCGGGCACCGCCGTCCAGAACGACGCCATGTTGATGCGCGGGAACGCCATGTCCGGCGCGCCGATCTTGAGCGGAATCAAGTAATTGCCAAACACACCCACGAGCAGCGGCATGATCGCGAAGAAGACCATGAACGTGCCGTGCATCGTGACCGCCGAGTTGTAGAACTCCGGCAGCACGACGCCGTTGCTCGTGTACGTGTCGGGGAGGAGCGTTCCACCGGGCAGCGGTTTACCGGGGAACCCGAGCTGCCAGCGCATGACCATCGCCAGCGTGCCACCGAGCAGCAAGAAACTGAGGCTCATTATCAGAAACTGAATCCCGATAATCTTGTGGTCGGTGGAGAAGATGTACTTTCTAATGAAGGACCGATCGTCCACATGCCCGTGGCCGTGGTCGTGAGTGTACGTGGAACTGCCTGTCGCGGTCGTCGCCATAGTTGAGACCTTCAGCGTTGGGCGACCGAGTGGGCTTGTGCCACCCAGCGGTCGTAGTCTGCCTGCGTGTGGACGGTCACGACGGCGCGCATCCTGTAGTGGCCCTGGCCGCACAGCTCCGCGCATCCGAGCTCATACTCACCGACCTTCGTCGGCTGGAACCAGACGCGTATGTGCATCCCGGGCACAGCGTCCTGCTTGATCCGAAACGCCGGGACGAAGAATGAGTGGATCGCGTCTTCTGACGTCAGCGTCGCGACGGTCGGACGATCGACCGGCACGTGCAGCTGGCCGCGGACGGTGAAGTCATCGCTCGTTCCCATCTTTCCGTCCGCTCCGGGATACGTGATGTTCCACTCGAACTGCTTGGCGTGAATCTCGATCGGCATCGCGTTAGGTGGAACGCCCTCGCGCCCCTTGATCTTGTTCCACGCCGGCGCGCTCAACACACCGATCACGACGACGACGACTGCGGTCACGCCAGTCCAGATGATCTCCGCCCTGGTGCTGCCGTGTACATACGTCGCCTTCCGGCCCGGTCGCTTGCGATAGCGCACGAGAAAGACGATCAGCGCTGCCTCGACGAGCACGAACGCGATGCCCGTCACGACGAGGATCAGATAGTAGATCCAGTCGATGTCGCCGACGAACGTCGACGCACCGGGTGGTAGCATCCAGCTCAGGAAGTTGCCCATGTCACGCCTTCGGAGCACTGAAGGTGAAATCGGCCGTCTTCGTTTCCCCGGCGCCGACGGTGACGGTTTGCTGCTGCACGCCCGCCTTCTCGTGCCATGCCTCGATCGTGTACGTGCCCGCGGGGAGATTCTTGATCGTGAAGGAGCCGTCCGGCCCCGACGTCGCGAAGAACGGATGCGGCAACACGCCGACCCACGCGTGCATCCATCCGTGCACGTTGCACTCGAGCGGTACCATGACTTCCGGCTTCGTGAACGACCGCTTCGACGTCATGCCCGCGCTTGGCTGGCTGATGTTGAAGCCACGGTTCTCCTTTGGAAGAGCCTTGATGTTGTGCAAGACGTTGTCGTCGTTCTTGATGATGATATCCTGATC
This window contains:
- a CDS encoding cytochrome c oxidase subunit 3, which codes for MAHAAMPEDVMLPPPSRAAGAGVYTEKLGMWIFLGSEVMFFTALIGTYVILRFAHPSSWKPPGQVLNIPVTAVNTFLLICSSVTMVKAFAAVQDGFLKQLRLWLLATVIIGASFVGVQVYEYTHLIEKGFIPSEGLYGSTFYTMTGFHGFHVTIGVLCMIFVTQKAFRGKYSQADHRGVEVIGLYWHFVDLVWIILFTIVYLI
- a CDS encoding cbb3-type cytochrome c oxidase subunit I; translation: MRGAVRPGPLQDARRRDRPHAGRLRPLGGTSPLGRPTLKVSTMATTATGSSTYTHDHGHGHVDDRSFIRKYIFSTDHKIIGIQFLIMSLSFLLLGGTLAMVMRWQLGFPGKPLPGGTLLPDTYTSNGVVLPEFYNSAVTMHGTFMVFFAIMPLLVGVFGNYLIPLKIGAPDMAFPRINMASFWTAVPAGLLMLAGFFVEGGSAAAGWTSYAPLSARSDLTGVHLGQIFWCLSLIILGLSSIMGSFNYITTVINMRAPGMNWFRLPLSIWALFVTACLVLLAIPVLSGAAILLLFDQTIGTHFFDPQAGGQPLLWQHLFWFFGHPEVYILILPGMGMVSDIIANGARKPIFGYTSMVLAIIAIGFLGWGVWGHHMFQSGMNPTLGTTFMISTLLIAVPSAIKTFNWLGTIWEGNITFHVPMLHALAFVSMFVIGGLSGVFMAASPFDIYIHDTYFIVAHLHYVLFGGSLFAIFAAVTYWYPKMFGRMMNPFWGKVHFWLTLVFYNCTFFPMHQLGLHGHMRRIYDPTQYAFLREVQPVNVFISISAFCLFATQFLFAANFILSWFKGEKAPMNPWLDNGLEWTVASPPPHGNFGDVVPTVYRGPYEYSSPHSDQDYLPQNLPMPGGMGAAHPQPAGD
- the coxB gene encoding cytochrome c oxidase subunit II; amino-acid sequence: MGNFLSWMLPPGASTFVGDIDWIYYLILVVTGIAFVLVEAALIVFLVRYRKRPGRKATYVHGSTRAEIIWTGVTAVVVVVIGVLSAPAWNKIKGREGVPPNAMPIEIHAKQFEWNITYPGADGKMGTSDDFTVRGQLHVPVDRPTVATLTSEDAIHSFFVPAFRIKQDAVPGMHIRVWFQPTKVGEYELGCAELCGQGHYRMRAVVTVHTQADYDRWVAQAHSVAQR